A window from Bufo bufo chromosome 1, aBufBuf1.1, whole genome shotgun sequence encodes these proteins:
- the LOC120986763 gene encoding protocadherin gamma-B1-like, whose product MTGLQLQEGQSMQGLRGQVIFIFIIFWLCHSVSGQIHYSINEELRKGSIVGNLSNDLELNINDLSRRRLRIVSDMSEKYFNINLDNGNLVIADRIDRETLCGASADCVLTFDAVVENPLNVFSIKIDIQDINDNPPTFVHENIKMEMSESTSPGRRFILQNAEDLDVGINSLISYRFTTNQYFSLGEKVSSDGSVFPELILEKPLDRETQDKHELILTASDGGNPVQTGSALINIIINDINDNYPVFTQDVYKVSVRENIPVNSTILQVSASDEDEGINAQITYSIRTKAKNILQTFTINPRNGLITTKGYIDYEVSRFYEFSVQAEDGGSLAAKAKIVIEITDENDNAPDISITSSSDIIPEDSAPGMVVALIKVHDRDSGENGELQCKIKGDLPFELISSESNFYKIVTKSSLDREKVSSYNITIKASDKGSPEMTSRKVFQVNITDVNDNAPVFEKLLYTAFVTENNSPGASIFSIQAKDIDSDDNAKITYSIKTRGKEEDSLYYYISLNPVTGVIYAQRSFDYEKHREFNIEIIARDSGSPSLNSSTTLKIYIVDQNDNSPIILYPSPEVDSSTFEMVPWTSEKGSLVSKVVAVDADSGHNAWLSYFLQSSEPSLFTIDQHTGEIRTSHVFQERDIKKHGIVVLVKDNGIPSRSTSVTINMVIAGHFHQILPELSSQSNKEESQSNLQFYLVIALALISFLFMLTVIIAVVSKYKESKSSTRFGSMSTNLYPPVDPRFISQFNSGTLPLPYSYDVCVTLDPHDQEFAFLKPQHNVPVDSLIDADDSGIGNENLKNCPPIENVISQVCFYNICKSAFIC is encoded by the coding sequence ATGACTGGATTACAACTGCAGGAAGGACAATCAATGCAAGGACTCAGAGGGCAAGTAATATTTATTTTCATAATTTTCTGGCTGTGCCATTCAGTCTCTGGTCAGATTCATTATTCTATTAATGAAGAATTAAGAAAAGGTTCAATTGTTGGAAATTTATCAAATGATCTTGAGCTAAATATTAATGATCTCTCCAGAAGAAGATTACGTATTGTGTCTGATATGTCTGAGAAATATTTCAATATAAATCTTGATAATGGAAACCTAGTCATTGCTGATAGGATAGATAGGGAGACATTATGTGGAGCTTCAGCTGATTGTGTCCTTACATTCGATGCTGTGGTAGAAAATCCACTAAATGTCTTCAGTATAAAGATTGATATTCAGGATATAAATGACAATCCTCCTACATTTGTCcatgaaaatattaaaatggaaatgaGTGAATCTACCTCCCCAGGAAGAAGATTTATTTTACAAAATGCAGAAGATCTGGATGTAGGTATTAATTCTCTGATAAGTTATAGGTTCACTACAAATCAGTATTTTTCTCTTGGAGAGAAGGTCAGCTCTGATGGCAGTGTATTTCCAGAGCTTATACTAGAGAAACCTCTAGACCGAGAGACACAAGACAAGCATGAACTCATTCTAACAGCTTCTGATGGTGGAAATCCTGTACAGACAGGCTCTGCCTTAATTAATATCATTATCAATGATATCAATGATAATTATCCAGTATTTACACAGGATGTATATAAAGTAAGTGTTAGGGAAAATATACCGGTGAATTCAACAATTCTGCAGGTCAGTGCAAGTGACGAAGATGAAGGTATCAATGCACAGATCACTTACTCTATTAGAACCAAAGCAAAAAATATTCTTCAGACTTTTACTATCAATCCCAGAAATGGATTGATTACAACAAAAGGCTATATAGATTATGAAGTGTCAAGATTTTATGAATTTTCCGTACAAGCAGAAGATGGTGGAAGTCTTGCTGCCAAAGCCAAGATTGTAATAGAAATAACAGATGAAAATGACAATGCCCCAGATATATCCATAACTTCATCATCAGATATTATTCCTGAAGATTCAGCACCTGGAATGGTGGTAGCACTTATTAAAGTTCATGACCGTGACTCAGGAGAAAATGGAGAGCTTCAATGCAAAATAAAAGGTGATTTACCATTTGAGTTAATATCATCAGAAAGTAATTTTTATAAAATTGTTACAAAAAGTAGTCTAGATAGAGAAAAAGTATCATCCTACAACATTACCATAAAAGCCTCAGACAAAGGGTCTCCTGAAATGACATCAAGGAAAGTTTTTCAAGTGAACATAACAGATGTTAATGACAATGCCCCAGTGTTTGAGAAATTGCTTTACACTGCATTTGTCACTGAAAATAATTCACCAGGAGCTTCAATATTTAGTATTCAAGCAAAAGACATTGACAGTGATGACAATGCTAAGATAACATATTCTATAAAAACTAGAGGTAAAGAAGAAGATTCCCTGTATTACTATATCTCTTTAAATCCAGTAACAGGGGTCATATATGCGCAAAGGTCATTTGATTATGAGAAACATAGAGAATTTAATATTGAAATCATTGCCAGAGACAGTGGATCTCCATCTCTGAACAGCAGTAcaacactaaaaatatatatagtcgACCAGAATGATAATTCACCCATTATTCTGTACCCATCACCAGAGGTTGATAGTTCAACATTTGAGATGGTCCCTTGGACTTCTGAAAAAGGATCTTTAGTATCTAAAGTGGTGGCAGTGGATGCTGACTCTGGACACAATGCCTGGTTgtcttactttttacagtcttcaGAACCATCACTCTTCACCATTGACCAGCACACGGGAGAGATCAGGACATCACATGTATTTCAAGAAAGAGACATCAAGAAACATGGAATTGTGGTTCTAGTAAAAGACAATGGGATTCCATCCCGCTCAACTTCAGTCACTATAAACATGGTGATTGCAGGTCATTTTCATCAGATCCTTCCTGAGCTGAGCAGTCAGTCTAACAAAGAAGAATCTCAGTCCAACTTACAATTCTACTTGGTAATAGCCTTGGCATTAATTTCATTTCTCTTTATGTTGACTGTGATTATTGCAGTTGTCTCCAAATATAAAGAGTCAAAGTCTTCTACCAGATTTGGATCTATGAGTACAAATCTATATCCACCAGTTGATCCCAGATTTATTTCACAGTTCAACAGTGGAACATTACCTCTGCCATATTCCTATGATGTTTGTGTAACTCTCGATCCACATGACCAGGAATTTGCATTTCTTAAACCTCAGCACAATGTTCCAGTTGACAGTCTAATAGATGCTGATGATTCTGGCATTGGAAATGAAAATTTAAAGAACTGTCCACCTATAGAAAATGTCATTTCACAGGTATGTTTTTATAACATTTGTAAATCAGCATTTATCTGttga